Proteins encoded together in one Ipomoea triloba cultivar NCNSP0323 chromosome 4, ASM357664v1 window:
- the LOC116015247 gene encoding transcription factor bHLH81-like isoform X1: MQPESGGGGGGGSGGSEPSRGAGLTRFRSAPATWLEALLDSDTENDVVLDPPPILPSSSKPPPHPHSQPLPTPSAQLKQPSVGGSGSRYAADLGLFESGGGGGEAASGLSNFVRQNSSPAEFLSQISSDIFFPSFGAPPSYDYLSSPIDVAQSAKRPREADSQSPSAKLSSPLKGEQSGRLRSAGGSLDAEMEKMMEDLVPCRVRAKRGCATHPRSIAERVRRTRISDRIRKLQELVPNMDKQTNTADMLEEAVEYVKFLQKQIQELTEHQKKCTCSTNEQ; encoded by the exons ATGCAGCCGGagagcggcggcggcggcggcggcggaagcGGCGGAAGTGAGCCGAGCCGAGGAGCAGGGCTGACACGCTTCCGCTCAGCTCCGGCGACGTGGTTGGAAGCGCTACTGGATTCCGACACGGAAAACGACGTCGTTCTCGACCCTCCTCCGATACTTCCTTCTTCTAGCAAGCCTCCACCGCACCCGCACTCTCAACCCTTGCCTACACCTTCAGCTCAGCTCAAGCAGCCGTCTGTTGGCGGAAGTGGCTCCCGATACGCCGCCGATCTGGGGCTATTCGAGTCCGGAGGCGGCGGTGGGGAAGCAGCATCTGGACTTAGTAATTTCGTCCGGCAGAACAGCTCTCCGGCGGAGTTTCTCTCTCAGATCAGCTCGGATATCTTCTTCCCCAGCTTCGGAGCTCCGCCCAGCTACGACTACCTTTCTTCTCCTATCGATGTGGCTCAGTCAGCTAAGCGGCCCAGAGAGGCTGATTCCCAAAGCCCCTCGGCTAAATTATCGTCTCCCTTG AAAGGAGAACAAAGTGGGCGATTACGCAGTGCTGGTGGGTCATTGGATGCAGAAATGGAGAAGATGATGGAAGATTTAGTCCCATGCAGGGTTAGAGCAAAGCGTGGTTGTGCTACCCATCCCCGAAGTATTGCAGAGAGG GTTAGAAGAACGCGAATTAGTGACAGGATAAGGAAGCTTCAGGAGCTTGTGCCTAATATGGATAAG CAAACTAATACGGCTGACATGTTGGAAGAAGCCGTAGAATATGTCAAGTTTCTACAGAAGCAGATTCAG GAACTCACCGAGCATCAGAAGAAATGCACTTGCTCCACGAACGAGcaatga
- the LOC116015247 gene encoding transcription factor bHLH81-like isoform X2 gives MQPESGGGGGGGSGGSEPSRGAGLTRFRSAPATWLEALLDSDTENDVVLDPPPILPSSSKPPPHPHSQPLPTPSAQLKQPSVGGSGSRYAADLGLFESGGGGGEAASGLSNFVRQNSSPAEFLSQISSDIFFPSFGAPPSYDYLSSPIDVAQSAKRPREADSQSPSAKLSSPLKGEQSGRLRSAGGSLDAEMEKMMEDLVPCRVRAKRGCATHPRSIAERVRRTRISDRIRKLQELVPNMDKCDTVT, from the exons ATGCAGCCGGagagcggcggcggcggcggcggcggaagcGGCGGAAGTGAGCCGAGCCGAGGAGCAGGGCTGACACGCTTCCGCTCAGCTCCGGCGACGTGGTTGGAAGCGCTACTGGATTCCGACACGGAAAACGACGTCGTTCTCGACCCTCCTCCGATACTTCCTTCTTCTAGCAAGCCTCCACCGCACCCGCACTCTCAACCCTTGCCTACACCTTCAGCTCAGCTCAAGCAGCCGTCTGTTGGCGGAAGTGGCTCCCGATACGCCGCCGATCTGGGGCTATTCGAGTCCGGAGGCGGCGGTGGGGAAGCAGCATCTGGACTTAGTAATTTCGTCCGGCAGAACAGCTCTCCGGCGGAGTTTCTCTCTCAGATCAGCTCGGATATCTTCTTCCCCAGCTTCGGAGCTCCGCCCAGCTACGACTACCTTTCTTCTCCTATCGATGTGGCTCAGTCAGCTAAGCGGCCCAGAGAGGCTGATTCCCAAAGCCCCTCGGCTAAATTATCGTCTCCCTTG AAAGGAGAACAAAGTGGGCGATTACGCAGTGCTGGTGGGTCATTGGATGCAGAAATGGAGAAGATGATGGAAGATTTAGTCCCATGCAGGGTTAGAGCAAAGCGTGGTTGTGCTACCCATCCCCGAAGTATTGCAGAGAGG GTTAGAAGAACGCGAATTAGTGACAGGATAAGGAAGCTTCAGGAGCTTGTGCCTAATATGGATAAG TGTGACACTGTGACCTGA